A stretch of Lathyrus oleraceus cultivar Zhongwan6 chromosome 6, CAAS_Psat_ZW6_1.0, whole genome shotgun sequence DNA encodes these proteins:
- the LOC127096380 gene encoding probable peptide/nitrate transporter At3g43790 — MVEVLIFDLIHPCKSECTKLKKELQEQHKDIQYLTLESNRSHETARIATREVEAVKQELIEERKNILIVIGPALGGYLAQPAVKYPHLFPKDSFWDKFPYFLPSLSVSAFAFVVAIACIWLPETLHNHPLSNESIDDAEALETGNISNDDDKIIQKDENLFLNWPLMSSIIVYSIFSLYNVAYQEVFSLWAVSPGRFGGLNFTTDNVGDVLAISGIGLIVSQLFLYPSLERAFGPIKFARISAVLSIPLLQSYPFIAMLSGITLYLVINIASLLKNVLSMTIITGLFIMQNRAVEQHQRGAANGIAMTIMSIFKAIGPAGGGAV, encoded by the exons ATGGTAGAG GTTCTTATATTTGACTTAATTCATCCTTGCAAGAGTGAATGTACTAAGCTGAAGAAAGAACTACAAGAACAGCATAAAGATATTCAGTATCTTACACTAGAATCTAACCGGAGTCACGAGACGGCACGAATCGCCACAAGAGAAGTTGAAGCAGTAAAACAAGAGCTTATAGAAGAGCGCAAAAAT ATTCTCATAGTAATTGGACCAGCATTGGGAGGTTATTTGGCTCAG CCAGCAGTGAAATACCCTCATCTATTTCCAAAAGACTCATTTTGGGATAA GTTTCCATATTTCTTGCCTTCCTTGTCAGTATCAGCTTTTGCATTTGTGGTAGCAATTGCATGCATCTGGCTTCCG GAAACACTTCACAACCACCCTCTAAGCAATGAGTCTATTGATGATGCTGAAGCTTTAGAAACTGGAAACATAAGTAATGACGACGACAAAATAATCCAAAAAGATGAAAACCTCTTCCTGAACTGGCCATTAATGTCATCTATTATTGTGTACAGCATTTTCTCACTTTATAATGTTGCTTATCAAGAG GTTTTCTCATTATGGGCTGTTAGTCCTGGAAGGTTTGGTGGTTTGAACTTTACAACTGATAATGTAGGCGATGTTCTCGCAATATCAG GTATTGGTCTTATTGTCTCCCAGCTTTTCCTCTACCCTTCATTGGAAAGAGCTTTCGGACCTATAAAATTTGCTCGCATCTCCGCA GTTTTATCAATACCTCTGTTGCAAAGTTACCCCTTCATAGCAATGCTTTCTGGCATTACGCTATACCTAGTTATTAATATTGCTTCTCTTCTGAAGAATGTTCTAAGT ATGACGATAATCACTGGTTTATTTATTATGCAAAATAGAGCCGTG GAACAACATCAAAGAGGGGCAGCTAATGGCATTGCTATGACTATAATGTCAATATTCAAAGCAATCGGTCCAGCGGGAGGTGGTGCAGTGTGA
- the LOC127096381 gene encoding uncharacterized protein LOC127096381, giving the protein MVSYISVNVNHLDVGCEQCGRPSTTKCSRCKSVRYCSTKCLITNWRWHKYNCIAGDVNSAQPETPTGNVELLKNSNEEKENIHSPRPLYLELHPVTTTKEPQVHKTQWEKHLEDELVKSRKENSELRSERDEWKKRASFARERFRSFKEESEKQVVYHIITCASAIESIENFMTAFTCLFLLIVVCVEK; this is encoded by the exons ATGGTAAGCTATATTAGTGTTAATGTCAAT CATCTAGATGTTGGGTGTGAACAATGTGGTAGACCAAGTACCACCAAATGTTCACGATGCAAATCTGTCAGATACTG CTCTACAAAGTGTTTGATTACCAACTGGAGATGGCATAAATATAATTGCATTGCAGGAGATGTCAATTCAGCTCAACCAGAAACACCTACTGGAAAT GTTGAATTGCTCAAGAATTCAAATGAAGAGAAAGAGAATATTCATTCACCTAGGCCACTCTATTTGGAGCTTCATCCTG TTACTACTACTAAGGAACCACAAGTGCATAAAACTCAATGGGAGAAACACCTTGAAGATGAACTAGTAAAGTCTAg GAAAGAGAATTCCGAACTTCGGTCAGAGCGTGACGAGTGGAAGAAGCGAGCGAGTTTCGCTAGAGAAAGATTTCGAAGTTTCAAGGAAGAATCTGAAAAACAAGTAGTTTATCACATAATAACTTGCGCTTCAGCAATTGAATCAATTGAGAACTTCATGACAGCATTTACTTGTTTGTTTCTTCTTATAGTTGTCTGTGTTGAGAAATGA
- the LOC127096382 gene encoding DNA polymerase delta small subunit: MTMERVQCSYESLDETFEIGKEMYRGQQYSQIYFARLRLMRTLLYSLVSQWKPNSPVCTVLGLEEGKECVVVGTLFKNMKLKPCILDEYSKERSVVPLVKPHNFVDKDDYLVLEDESGRVKLGGNIIVPSVYVTDMHNRMRELYDWNDVAKRTEIVYDRALKCSNQNLLERLSRYLVCGVWAGKLFCLVMIVGYLFWQLLEIWQPADDIGNHEDEILENAQ, from the exons ATGACAATGGAGAGAGTGCAATGCTCCTATGAATCTCTG GATGAAACGTTCGAAATTGGGAAAGAGATGTATCGTGGACAGCAATACAGTCAAATTTACTTCGCTCGTCTTCGCTTGATGAGAACTCTCTTGTATTCCCTTGTTTCCCAATGGAAACCTAATTCTCCTG TGTGCACGGTGTTGGGACTGGAAGAGGGCAAGGAGTGTGTTGTTGTTGGGACACTGTTTAAAAACATGAAATTGAAACCTTGCATACTTGATGAGTATTCTAAAGAG AGATCGGTTGTCCCGCTTGTCAAGCCGCATAACTTTGTGGACAAAGATGATTATCTTGTTTTGGAAGATGAAAGTGGAAGAGTTAAGCTTGGTGGGAATATTATTGTACCATCTGTCTATGTAACAG ATATGCATAATCGA ATGAGGGAGCTCTACGATTGGAACGATGTTGCCAAAAGGACTGAAATTGTGTATGACCGTGCTTTGAAGTGTTCCAATCAAAATCTATTAGAGCGTCTCTCACG ATATCTCGTATGTGGAGTGTGGGCAGGGAAGCTGTTTTGCTTGGTTATGATTGTTGGTTATCTGTTTTGGCAGCTATTGGAAATATGGCAG CCTGCAGATGATATTGGCAACCATGAAGACGAGATATTGGAAAATGCACAATGA